The following proteins come from a genomic window of Eleginops maclovinus isolate JMC-PN-2008 ecotype Puerto Natales chromosome 8, JC_Emac_rtc_rv5, whole genome shotgun sequence:
- the LOC134868180 gene encoding major intrinsically disordered NOTCH2-binding receptor 1-like, translating to MDISALPNNNHPQRFLQLDVGMLPATHGMFQVGAVLSSQKHWHNRVYSQQRESRPSRPASPEASPVVFDARYLEKHITPFTLKSNIKRNPLYTDIRSVEVYENKKTKPSWTVKEFDTQTTHGNLADYLKEEEKTATDLDFWLEDLYTPGFDSLLKKKEAEHKRKRLCKILSLLFLCVGAVLIVIIVPVLVLQKKT from the exons ATGGACATCTCCGCTCTGCCCAACAACAACCACCCGCAGAGGTTCCTGCAGCTGGACGTGGGGATGCTGCCGGCCACACACGGGATGTTCCAGGTCGGGGCGGTGTTGTCTAGCCAGAAACACTGGCACAACAGAGTGTACTCACAGCAG AGGGAGTCCAGGCCGAGCCGTCCCGCCTCCCCAGAAGCCTCTCCTGTGGTGTTTGATGCCAGATACCTGGAGAAGCACATCACACCTTTCACCTTGAAGTCCAACATCAAAAGGAACCCTCTGTACACGGACATCAGATCCGTGGAGGTGTACGAGAACAAAAAGACCAAGCCTTCCTGGACTGTAAAGGAGTTTGACACACAGACGACCCACGGGAACCTGGCGGattatttaaag gaggaagagaagaccGCTACAGACCTGGACTTCTGGCTGGAGGATCTCTACACACCAGGGTTTGACTCGTTactgaagaagaaggaggcCGAACACAAACGAAAGAGACTCTGCAAAATCCTGTCTCTACTCTTCCTGTGTGTTGGTGCAGTGCTCATCGTTATCATCGTGCCAGTCCTGGTTCTGCAGAAGAAGACCTGA
- the mapkap1 gene encoding target of rapamycin complex 2 subunit MAPKAP1 isoform X1 — protein MAFLDNPAIILAHIRQSHVTSDDTGMCEMVLIDQDVDLEKCQLALVPGTSCGSTGSGSLSEGGSSVTDNHGCDLSQSMDITSSWDFGIRRRSNTGHQQDSSEKPGAAAQRLERLRKERQNQIKCKNVQWKERSHTSQSVEDLGSLFEKRDFKDRPRTTGTKSTLSLRLEQCPQQLNNPFNEYSKFDGKGHIGTTATKKIDVYLSMQLAQEKLHPMTVVTIANARVHDLIGLICWQYTSEGREPKLNDNVTAYCLHIAEDDGEVDTDFPPLDSNEPIHKFGFSTLALVEKYSSPGLASRQSLFVRINAAHGFSLIPVDSLKVTMKDILQKALKKRKGSQKGSGPMYRLEKQTEPNVSVDLDATLESQSTLEFCLVRENSSRGEESSEEDPPIDITSVQDMLSSHHYKSFKISMIHKLRFTTDVQLGISGEKVEIDPVTNQKASTKFWIRQKPISIDSDHLCACDLVEERSPSHAIFKVTYLSNHDYKPLYFESDAATVNEIVLKVNYILESRASTSRADYFAQKQRKLSRRTSFSFQKEKKSGQ, from the exons ATGGCTTTCCTGGACAACCCGGCCATTATCCTGGCCCACATCAGACAGTCTCACGTGACCAGTGACGATACGGGGATGTGTGAGATGGTGCTGATAGACCAGGATGTGGATCTGGAGAAGTGCCAACTGGCTCTGGTGCCGGGCACTAGCTGTGGGTCAACAGGGTCCGGTTCACTGAGCGAGGGGGGGAGCAGCGTGACAGATAACCACGGCTGTGACCTCTCCCAGTCCATGGACATTACCTCCAGCTGGGACTTTGGCATCCGCCGGCGCTCTAACACAG GACACCAGCAAGACAGCAGCGAGAAACCCGGGGCTGCTG CCCAAAGACTTGAAAGGTTAAGGAAGGAGCGGCAGaaccaaatcaaatgtaaaaacgtTCAGTGGAAGGAGAGGTCCCACACCTCCCAATCAG TGGAGGATCTGGGCTCGCTGTTTGAGAAGCGAGACTTTAAAGACCGGCCGCGGACCACGGGCACCAAATCCACCCTGTCCCTGCGGCTGGAGCAGTGTCCCCAGCAGCTCAACAACCCCTTCAATGAATACTCCAAGTTTGATGGCAAG GGCCACATCGGCACCACGGCGACAAAGAAGATAGACGTCTACCTCTCGATGCAGTTGGCCCAGGAGAAACTGCATCCCATGACGGTGGTGACCATCGCCAACGCCCGCGTCCACGACCTCATCGGCCTCATCTGTTGGCAGTACACGAGCGAGGGGCGAGAACCCAAACTCAA CGACAATGTGACCGCCTACTGCCTGCACATCGCCGAGGACGATGGCGAGGTGGACACGGACTTCCCTCCGCTGGACTCCAACGAGCCCATCCACAAGTTCGGATTCAGCACGCTGGCCTTGGTGGAGAAGTACTCGTCGCCTGGCCTCGCTTCCAGACAGTCGTTGTTTGTCAGGAT AAATGCTGCTCATGGTTTCTCCTTAATCCCTGTGGACAGTCTGAAGGTCACCATGAAGGACATTCTCCAGAAAGCACTCAAGAAGAGGAAAGGCTCACAGAAAGGCTCAG GGCCCATGTATCGCCTGGAGAAGCAGACAGAGCCGAACGTGTCCGTAGACCTGGACGCTACGCTGGAGAGCCAGAGCACCCTGGAGTTCTGCCTGGTCAGGGAGAACA GCTCCAGGGGGGAGGAGAGCTCAGAGGAAGACCCTCCGATCGACATCACCTCGGTGCAGGACATGCTGAGCAGTCACCACTATAAGTCCTTCAAGATCAGCATGATCCACAAGCTGCGCTTCACCACGGACGTCCAGCTAG GCATTTCAGGAGAGAAAGTGGAGATCGATCCCGTCACCAATCAGAAGGCCAGCACTAAGTTCTGGATCCGTCAGAAACCCATCTCCATCGACTCGGACCACCTCTGTGCCTGTGACCTCGTAGAGGAGAGGAGCCCCA GTCATGCAATATTTAAGGTAACTTATCTGAGCAACCACGACTACAAGCCGCTGTACTTCGAGTCTGATGCTGCTACTGTCAATGAAATAGTTCTCAAG gtGAACTATATCCTGGAGTCCCGGGCCAGCACCTCTCGGGCAGATTACTTTGCCCAGAAACAAAGGAAACTCAGCCGCCGGACCAGCTTCAGCTTCCAGAAGGAGAAGAAGTCTGGCCAGTAG
- the mapkap1 gene encoding target of rapamycin complex 2 subunit MAPKAP1 isoform X2, producing the protein MAFLDNPAIILAHIRQSHVTSDDTGMCEMVLIDQDVDLEKCQLALVPGTSCGSTGSGSLSEGGSSVTDNHGCDLSQSMDITSSWDFGIRRRSNTAQRLERLRKERQNQIKCKNVQWKERSHTSQSVEDLGSLFEKRDFKDRPRTTGTKSTLSLRLEQCPQQLNNPFNEYSKFDGKGHIGTTATKKIDVYLSMQLAQEKLHPMTVVTIANARVHDLIGLICWQYTSEGREPKLNDNVTAYCLHIAEDDGEVDTDFPPLDSNEPIHKFGFSTLALVEKYSSPGLASRQSLFVRINAAHGFSLIPVDSLKVTMKDILQKALKKRKGSQKGSGPMYRLEKQTEPNVSVDLDATLESQSTLEFCLVRENSSRGEESSEEDPPIDITSVQDMLSSHHYKSFKISMIHKLRFTTDVQLGISGEKVEIDPVTNQKASTKFWIRQKPISIDSDHLCACDLVEERSPSHAIFKVTYLSNHDYKPLYFESDAATVNEIVLKVNYILESRASTSRADYFAQKQRKLSRRTSFSFQKEKKSGQ; encoded by the exons ATGGCTTTCCTGGACAACCCGGCCATTATCCTGGCCCACATCAGACAGTCTCACGTGACCAGTGACGATACGGGGATGTGTGAGATGGTGCTGATAGACCAGGATGTGGATCTGGAGAAGTGCCAACTGGCTCTGGTGCCGGGCACTAGCTGTGGGTCAACAGGGTCCGGTTCACTGAGCGAGGGGGGGAGCAGCGTGACAGATAACCACGGCTGTGACCTCTCCCAGTCCATGGACATTACCTCCAGCTGGGACTTTGGCATCCGCCGGCGCTCTAACACAG CCCAAAGACTTGAAAGGTTAAGGAAGGAGCGGCAGaaccaaatcaaatgtaaaaacgtTCAGTGGAAGGAGAGGTCCCACACCTCCCAATCAG TGGAGGATCTGGGCTCGCTGTTTGAGAAGCGAGACTTTAAAGACCGGCCGCGGACCACGGGCACCAAATCCACCCTGTCCCTGCGGCTGGAGCAGTGTCCCCAGCAGCTCAACAACCCCTTCAATGAATACTCCAAGTTTGATGGCAAG GGCCACATCGGCACCACGGCGACAAAGAAGATAGACGTCTACCTCTCGATGCAGTTGGCCCAGGAGAAACTGCATCCCATGACGGTGGTGACCATCGCCAACGCCCGCGTCCACGACCTCATCGGCCTCATCTGTTGGCAGTACACGAGCGAGGGGCGAGAACCCAAACTCAA CGACAATGTGACCGCCTACTGCCTGCACATCGCCGAGGACGATGGCGAGGTGGACACGGACTTCCCTCCGCTGGACTCCAACGAGCCCATCCACAAGTTCGGATTCAGCACGCTGGCCTTGGTGGAGAAGTACTCGTCGCCTGGCCTCGCTTCCAGACAGTCGTTGTTTGTCAGGAT AAATGCTGCTCATGGTTTCTCCTTAATCCCTGTGGACAGTCTGAAGGTCACCATGAAGGACATTCTCCAGAAAGCACTCAAGAAGAGGAAAGGCTCACAGAAAGGCTCAG GGCCCATGTATCGCCTGGAGAAGCAGACAGAGCCGAACGTGTCCGTAGACCTGGACGCTACGCTGGAGAGCCAGAGCACCCTGGAGTTCTGCCTGGTCAGGGAGAACA GCTCCAGGGGGGAGGAGAGCTCAGAGGAAGACCCTCCGATCGACATCACCTCGGTGCAGGACATGCTGAGCAGTCACCACTATAAGTCCTTCAAGATCAGCATGATCCACAAGCTGCGCTTCACCACGGACGTCCAGCTAG GCATTTCAGGAGAGAAAGTGGAGATCGATCCCGTCACCAATCAGAAGGCCAGCACTAAGTTCTGGATCCGTCAGAAACCCATCTCCATCGACTCGGACCACCTCTGTGCCTGTGACCTCGTAGAGGAGAGGAGCCCCA GTCATGCAATATTTAAGGTAACTTATCTGAGCAACCACGACTACAAGCCGCTGTACTTCGAGTCTGATGCTGCTACTGTCAATGAAATAGTTCTCAAG gtGAACTATATCCTGGAGTCCCGGGCCAGCACCTCTCGGGCAGATTACTTTGCCCAGAAACAAAGGAAACTCAGCCGCCGGACCAGCTTCAGCTTCCAGAAGGAGAAGAAGTCTGGCCAGTAG
- the ajm1 gene encoding apical junction component 1 homolog, with product MTRTDPPDLLVSTVHRDIKVIPISTHYKSFQPSKQCDSINYTLEDSKSKVNKRHCCTFDCKSLEYKKSHKYSMESPYKKADRHAPNPDVAWNALGRQQRYRFSAPDIFSHRLPPQPLAADMPSEVIVPEQKRRTRSRSAPRVQTSLTPVSFEVPTSSGRKGRESQRATRDSRWRPEVSPRRESSHAATRAHMHDVHPIKLQPQIADSSRYSPHYAADNSEEGALDKPATSPHVRCRVDIKPDDAALHHSGRQQATPHVDIPWQRHHSGGSRSLTVPRHFSYSRTPTPTDSLGREGRQAYQYSRSMPNSYMQPMEIPLQRTTSSGEYYGRERRAHSSPNVPTKFFYADDPGRYVTSVPPQPTSRFHDERYTPGQTNTPKVQYVQDPRTRMVHAVATRPYYPEVETYPYAVQSGYPKPYAPSEPGPYIIQTPPTRIFYGDDPRSYQIQTTPPRFYYSSDMYATPPEHHVPARAYYTEGRRHARVIQAQTDDWYGSDASGYSTNPASYVSQVTPTRVRPEPVLAPWYTNPCVEPPRIGTESKSYSRSWDNILNSRVEREQPIPVQRGQSYDDLLDSRKPAAATGDKPQPVVVNLSSSPRRYAALSMSDNSLVDKSPTETSKGSASKLWFVTPEITITDNDMRPGKLNKAEGRSASWDVLDSRSTEDPGLSQRDFESSTKEKTHDNASLQQSLEQLDELLADLVTDYKPPSRRASEDILDQLKKLIDEEEAVSLSRKSSRAFTDEPPPLDKQPTSIRINPDAFHDIGGSDAMKSADECSPDQSPDEDDTMMCSNNKCRRTETLFNACLYFKSCHSCYTYYCSRNCRREDWDIHKESCLYGRMGSICRHIIKHCRETVEVHKAFSRIAKVGYLSRGRGVLFLGFPNPASSSNFLQYGLDTLPMSPTYLSLRELESFKDNLGEYCKELQEAGKEYDPNECFILNVSIAVGDQLPEGPSPRNEAPTVRKYAKVALASFSPERKVHKKETDMETLILTPPPGTADIDKEGEEGRKAREICFINIQRELRIRGVFLRHEYPQVYQQLCEFVESNRRFTPTTIYPIDKRTGKQFMCMIMAASEPRTLDWVGTPHLLDDII from the coding sequence ATGACACGCACAGACCCTCCTGACTTACTGGTATCAACTGTGCATCGAGATATTAAAGTGATCCCCATTTCTACACACTACAAGTCCTTCCAACCCTCCAAACAATGTGATTCTATAAACTACACACTGGAGGACAGTAAGAGCAAAGTCAATAAGAGGCACTGCTGTACTTTTGACTGTAAGTCATTGGAGTACAAAAAATCACACAAATACTCAATGGAGTCCCCGTACAAGAAGGCTGATAGGCATGCGCCTAACCCAGATGTTGCCTGGAATGCCTTGGGCCGCCAGCAGAGATACCGCTTCTCTGCTCCGGACATTTTCAGCCATAGGCTACCTCCTCAACCACTGGCTGCAGATATGCCCAGTGAAGTCATTGTCCCTGAACAAAAAAGAAGGACCAGGTCAAGAAGTGCCCCTCGGGTCCAGACCAGTCTCACCCCTGTGTCTTTTGAAGTGCCCACCTCGTCGGGGAGGAAGGGCAGGGAGTCCCAAAGGGCTACAAGGGATTCCCGCTGGAGGCCTGAAGTATCACCGCGTAGGGAGTCTTCCCATGCGGCAACTAGGGCTCATATGCATGACGTCCATCCCATTAAATTGCAGCCACAAATTGCTGACAGTAGTAGGTACTCGCCTCACTATGCTGCTGATAATTCTGAGGAAGGAGCGCTGGATAAACCTGCAACTAGCCCTCATGTGAGGTGCCGGGTGGACATCAAACCTGATGATGCGGCGCTGCATCATTCTGGACGGCAACAGGCTACACCTCATGTGGACATACCCTGGCAGAGGCACCACAGTGGGGGGAGTAGGAGTCTTACCGTGCCACGCCATTTCTCTTACTCGAGAACACCAACTCCCACTGATTCGTTAGGTCGAGAGGGTAGGCAAGCTTATCAATATTCCCGCAGCATGCCCAATAGTTACATGCAACCCATGGAGATTCCCTTGCAAAGAACGACTTCCTCAGGGGAATACTATGGAAGGGAGCGCAGAGCTCATTCAAGTCCTAATGTGCCGACCAAGTTCTTTTATGCAGATGACCCAGGGAGATATGTAACTTCTGTTCCACCTCAGCCAACATCTCGCTTTCATGACGAACGCTACACACCTGGACAAACAAATACTCCAAAAGTGCAATATGTGCAAGATCCAAGGACTCGAATGGTGCACGCCGTAGCAACGAGACCCTATTATCCTGAGGTGGAAACCTATCCCTACGCTGTGCAGTCCGGGTATCCCAAACCCTATGCACCCAGTGAACCCGGGCCATACATCATACAGACACCGCCAACAAGAATATTTTATGGGGATGATCCAAGGTCTTATCAAATCCAAACGACGCCACCTAGGTTTTATTATTCCAGCGACATGTACGCAACGCCGCCAGAGCACCATGTCCCGGCAAGGGCGTATTACACCGAGGGCCGAAGACATGCCAGAGTGATTCAGGCACAAACGGATGACTGGTATGGCTCAGATGCATCGGGTTATTCCACCAATCCTGCGTCTTATGTGTCTCAAGTCACTCCAACCAGGGTCCGTCCAGAGCCTGTGCTGGCACCCTGGTATACCAACCCATGTGTAGAACCTCCAAGAATTGGCACAGAATCTAAATCTTACTCAAGGTCCTGGGACAATATTCTCAACTCTCGTGTGGAGAGGGAACAACCTATTCCTGTACAGCGGGGTCAAAGCTATGATGATCTTCTTGACTCCAGGAAGCCCGCAGCAGCCACCGGCGACAAACCGCAACCCGTGGTAGTCAATCTTTCCAGTTCACCGAGACGTTATGCGGCCTTATCTATGTCTGATAACTCACTCGTTGACAAAAGCCCAACAGAGACATCGAAGGGCAGTGCTAGTAAACTCTGGTTTGTGACTCCTGAGATAACAATCACTGATAATGACATGCGACCCGGGAAACTTAATAAGGCTGAAGGACGGTCTGCCAGTTGGGACGTTCTTGACTCCAGAAGCACAGAAGATCCAGGACTGTCTCAACGGGACTTTGAAAGCTCAACCAAAGAGAAGACACACGACAATGCCTCACTACAGCAAAGCCTTGAACAACTTGATGAGCTTCTGGCAGATCTTGTGACTGATTACAAGCCACCCAGTCGAAGGGCAAGTGAGGACATTCTTGATCAATTAAAGAAGTTAATTGATGAGGAGGAAGCAGTATCTCTGTCCAGAAAGAGCTCAAGGGCATTTACAGATGAGCCACCTCCTCTTGACAAGCAGCCAACCTCAATAAGAATTAATCCTGATGCTTTCCATGACATCGGGGGCAGTGATGCTATGAAGAGTGCTGATGAATGCTCCCCGGATCAGAGCCCGGATGAGGATGATACAATGATGTGCTCTAACAACAaatgcaggaggacagagaccCTGTTCAATGCTTGCCTATATTTCAAATCGTGCCACAGCTGCTACACCTACTACTGCTCCCGAAACTGTCGCAGGGAGGACTGGGACATTCATAAAGAAAGCTGCCTGTATGGAAGAATGGGAAGCATATGTCGTCACATCATCAAACACTGCCGGGAGACTGTTGAAGTCCACAAAGCCTTCTCCCGTATCGCCAAAGTTGGCTACCTTTCGCGAGGTAGAGGAGTTCTGTTCCTCGGTTTTCCCAATCCTGCATCCTCAAGTAACTTCCTGCAGTATGGCCTGGATACTCTACCAATGTCTCCTACGTACCTCTCCCTCCGAGAGCTTGAAAGCTTCAAGGACAACCTAGGGGAGTACTGTAAGGAGCTTCAGGAAGCCGGTAAAGAGTACGACCCTAACGAATGTTTCATCTTGAATGTATCCATTGCTGTTGGTGACCAACTGCCTGAGGGGCCATCACCGAGGAACGAAGCTCCGACTGTCAGAAAATATGCAAAGGTAGCACTGGCTTCCTTTAGCCCTGAGAGAAAGGTTCACAAGAAAGAGACCGACATGGAAACGCTGATCCTCACTCCTCCCCCTGGAACGGCAGATATCgacaaagagggagaggaaggcaGGAAGGCGAGGGAgatctgttttataaatatacaaCGCGAGTTAAGGATTAGAGGGGTTTTCCTACGCCATGAATACCCACAGGTGtatcagcagctctgtgagttTGTGGAAAGTAACAGAAGGTTCACCCCCACGACTATTTATCCTATCGATAAGAGGACCGGTAAACAGTTTATGTGCATGATCATGGCTGCCTCTGAGCCCCGGACATTGGACTGGGTGGGCACCCCGCATCTCCTCGATGACATCATTTAA